GAAAGGCGCTATCCACATCAAGAACCTGGGCGTACGGTGCAATGGATTCGAGCCGGTCCGCGATTGCTGTCGCCTTGTTTCCTCCCACCTCATCGATTGTTAGTGTGTGGCGAGCCACGTTGCCGATCTCATACGTGTCGTTGTCGATGATGGTAAGCTGCTGACAGCCGGCTCGAACGAGGTTCTCGGCAACCATACTGCCGAGCGCTCCCGCTCCGATGAGCACGATGTTGCGATCCAGAAACCACTCTGTCATATGCCCGCGTCTGGTGAGCTGCTCATGCGACCAGTTGTCCGAGTCCAGCCACCGAATCTGTTCCTCTCTGGCTTCCCGCCGTTCGGCTATCTCAGGCCCCTTTCCAGTATCTCGAAATCCGCCGGAGAGGTCATTCGGATCTTTGAACTCTTTTATTTCGATTGGTTGCCAATAGATGATCTCGGGGTCGCCGTCAACCGTTGCTGGGATGGGGAATCCAATTAGAAGGACCTTGACCGGCTCATCGTCCAAGACGGGCTTGATATTCGCCCGTAGTTCGTACGGGTCGGTCTCGGTACCCTCGAAAAATACGTCTAACTGTTCCCACGTCTCCGGGGCCTCCCACGGGGGTTCAATCGGCACCTCTTCTAACAGTGCCCACGCTCCGGAAACAGAGTCATCAGGATTCGAATCGATATATCCGCCCCATTGTGGCTGATAGACGACTTCATCGTCGCTATCTTTGAACGTACCAGTCGCGTATGTCTCTTCAGCAGTTGGCAACGAGCGGAGATTGACTGTCCCCCACTGTCCATACGCCGTCCTCCAATCTGAGAACGACTCCTGCGTCTCGTTGAATGCGATGGTCGTGGCCGAAGCCGAGTTCGTATCGAAGGCCGGGATTTCAAACGGTTCGTCTGGTTTCCGGAGTTCCCCTTTCGCAGCATTACTTAACCACCGCAATGCTCGGTCCATATGCCAACAGAGTCGATCACGGCTTGTGCTGGGTTCGCCGGTGGCTCCCGTTTGACTGAGGGTGTGCCCATACCGAGCAACACAGATATCGCCTCTTCGCCACGGAGTATCGTCGCTCCCAGCAACGTTCAGCTTCTGGTGGGGAAATGTGGCGGTAATGGTGTTCTCTTCTTGATCCGCAGGGTAGATCCCAATTGAACCGGCGGGGTACGTATCCCGTAGATGGAGATACCAGCCTGTCTCGCGTGGCACGTCCGGATGGGGTTCTAAGTCGTCTGGAGAAAGCCTGATCTTGACAATCCACTGTCCGTTGCTATCGTCTCGATATGGGTCTTTGAGGACGGTGACCCCATCCCGTTCGGCAATGGCTGCGACGGCTTCTGTAATTTCGTGGGGAGGCATTTATTACGTTAGCTGTCCGACTCGGCGAATTGGTGGTCCGATGGATCCTCTACCTGTGAGGACGACCCTACTGACATGGCTTTCTCCCCTCCAT
This portion of the Halomarina litorea genome encodes:
- a CDS encoding ThiF family adenylyltransferase, coding for MPPHEITEAVAAIAERDGVTVLKDPYRDDSNGQWIVKIRLSPDDLEPHPDVPRETGWYLHLRDTYPAGSIGIYPADQEENTITATFPHQKLNVAGSDDTPWRRGDICVARYGHTLSQTGATGEPSTSRDRLCWHMDRALRWLSNAAKGELRKPDEPFEIPAFDTNSASATTIAFNETQESFSDWRTAYGQWGTVNLRSLPTAEETYATGTFKDSDDEVVYQPQWGGYIDSNPDDSVSGAWALLEEVPIEPPWEAPETWEQLDVFFEGTETDPYELRANIKPVLDDEPVKVLLIGFPIPATVDGDPEIIYWQPIEIKEFKDPNDLSGGFRDTGKGPEIAERREAREEQIRWLDSDNWSHEQLTRRGHMTEWFLDRNIVLIGAGALGSMVAENLVRAGCQQLTIIDNDTYEIGNVARHTLTIDEVGGNKATAIADRLESIAPYAQVLDVDSAFPPSGELPEPIREAEVVIDCTASRGVRRALDAIRWNHPVVFCSAAMGRRANRLFCFTAYSHTFPYSDYNEAFDPWRLQEQIEWDEDEDAIPERVGCWHPASVIRTDRVMTWAGTVTRLLDQATALSLRENHFTVLETGSDDELPTISQATPPFQDGTIWRAPESPITVQIPATCLEAMYDRCRKEHPCETGGILAGTDRLDGPALVVNARDPPRDSIQEPTRFLRGTDKVEEWLKDARESIGIDYLGEWHYHPGASPDISRDDRTAMNEIANDDGYDCPHPLLFIVGQDEEGQFSINAYLFHDSKEYEQLERIDNPDAVSTLNVGDDI